Proteins encoded together in one Candidatus Dormiibacterota bacterium window:
- a CDS encoding bifunctional 3-phenylpropionate/cinnamic acid dioxygenase ferredoxin subunit encodes MSDWVTVGAAADIPPGHAALVDIDGNPVAVFNVNGQFYAVDDTCSHAEASLSEGELDPEACSIECPMHGSCFDLRTGEPLSLPAYDPVRVHRVEVVDGTLRVAVDEGALP; translated from the coding sequence GTGAGCGACTGGGTGACGGTGGGCGCCGCCGCGGACATCCCCCCGGGGCACGCGGCGCTGGTGGACATCGACGGCAACCCGGTGGCGGTGTTCAACGTCAACGGGCAGTTCTACGCGGTCGACGACACCTGCTCGCACGCCGAGGCGTCGCTGAGCGAGGGCGAGCTCGACCCCGAGGCCTGCAGCATCGAGTGCCCGATGCACGGCTCGTGCTTCGACCTGCGCACCGGCGAGCCGCTGTCGCTGCCCGCCTACGACCCGGTGCGGGTGCACCGCGTCGAGGTGGTCGACGGCACCCTGCGGGTCGCGGTCGACGAGGGAGCGCTGCCGTGA
- a CDS encoding cysteine desulfurase, whose product MSISVPPRTTARGTLSLAPDYDVEAVRADFPILQRRVGDRPLVYLDSAATSQKPVQVLDAIQAYYRESNSNVHRGAHTLGNEATELFEGARRRVSAFIDADPRGLVFTRNASESLNLVASSYARELLRPGDRIVLTLMEHHSNLVPWQLAAERAGLDLAFIGLTAEGRLDMEVAARLLTEPTRLLAVTHQSNVLGTVNPIRELAELAHRCGALIAVDACQSVPHMPVSVRDLDVDFLAFSGHKACGPMGAGVLWARPELLERMPPFLGGGSMIQRVELERSSWAEVPAKFEAGTPDVASAHGLAAACDYLDAIGRDRIHAHEQALTGHLLEVLDEAGVDIQGPREVVERGGAVSFTMGEIHPHDIATILDRQGVAIRAGHHCCQPLMRHLGTPATARASVYLYTTHSEIDALGAGLQEVGRILGPPGARG is encoded by the coding sequence GTGAGCATCTCCGTCCCGCCCCGGACCACCGCGCGGGGCACGCTCTCGCTGGCGCCCGACTACGACGTGGAGGCGGTGCGCGCCGACTTCCCGATCCTCCAGCGCCGGGTCGGCGACCGGCCCCTCGTCTACCTCGACTCGGCGGCCACGTCGCAGAAGCCGGTCCAGGTGCTCGACGCCATCCAGGCCTACTACCGCGAGAGCAACTCGAACGTGCACCGCGGCGCCCACACCCTGGGCAACGAGGCCACCGAGCTCTTCGAGGGGGCCCGCCGCCGGGTCTCGGCGTTCATCGACGCCGACCCCCGCGGCCTGGTCTTCACCCGCAACGCCAGCGAGTCGCTGAACCTGGTCGCCTCGTCGTACGCCCGCGAGCTGCTGCGTCCGGGCGACCGGATCGTGCTCACGCTGATGGAGCACCACAGCAACCTGGTGCCCTGGCAGCTCGCCGCCGAGCGCGCCGGTCTCGACCTCGCCTTCATCGGCCTCACCGCCGAGGGCCGCCTCGACATGGAGGTGGCGGCGCGGCTGCTGACCGAGCCCACCCGGCTGCTCGCGGTGACCCATCAGAGCAACGTGCTCGGCACCGTGAACCCGATCCGCGAGCTCGCCGAGCTCGCCCACCGCTGCGGCGCGCTGATCGCCGTCGACGCCTGCCAGAGCGTGCCCCACATGCCCGTCTCGGTGCGCGACCTCGACGTCGACTTCCTCGCCTTCAGCGGGCACAAGGCCTGCGGACCGATGGGCGCCGGAGTGCTCTGGGCACGGCCCGAGCTGCTCGAGCGCATGCCCCCGTTCCTCGGCGGCGGCAGCATGATCCAGCGCGTCGAGCTGGAGCGGTCGAGCTGGGCGGAGGTCCCCGCCAAGTTCGAGGCGGGCACCCCCGACGTGGCCAGCGCCCACGGGCTGGCGGCGGCCTGCGACTACCTCGACGCGATCGGGCGCGACCGCATCCACGCCCACGAGCAGGCGCTCACCGGCCACCTCCTCGAGGTGCTCGACGAGGCCGGGGTCGACATCCAGGGCCCCCGCGAGGTGGTGGAGCGCGGCGGCGCGGTCTCCTTCACCATGGGCGAGATCCACCCCCACGACATCGCCACCATCCTCGACCGCCAGGGGGTGGCGATCCGCGCCGGCCACCACTGCTGCCAGCCGCTGATGCGCCATCTCGGCACCCCGGCGACGGCCCGGGCCTCGGTCTACCTCTACACCACCCACAGCGAGATCGACGCGCTCGGCGCCGGCCTCCAGGAGGTCGGGCGCATCCTCGGCCCTCCGGGAGCGCGGGGGTAG
- a CDS encoding SUF system NifU family Fe-S cluster assembly protein has translation MAAGATPIEDELYREIILDHWRNPRYKGHVDPADVTVEGYNPLCGDEVLLTMRMRDGSVEEIAFDGHGCSISRASASMMCEGVAGRSVGEATELGHRFRAMMLEGGSADDLGDLEALQGVARIPLRIKCAVLPWNALLEGLQRGGGTVTTEEVPLS, from the coding sequence ATGGCAGCAGGCGCGACGCCGATCGAGGACGAGCTGTACCGCGAGATCATCCTCGACCACTGGCGCAACCCCCGGTACAAGGGCCACGTCGACCCCGCCGACGTCACCGTGGAGGGCTACAACCCGCTCTGCGGTGACGAGGTGCTGCTCACCATGCGGATGCGCGACGGCAGCGTCGAGGAGATCGCCTTCGACGGCCACGGCTGCTCGATCAGCCGCGCCTCGGCGAGCATGATGTGCGAGGGGGTGGCGGGCCGCAGCGTCGGCGAGGCCACCGAGCTCGGCCACCGCTTCCGGGCGATGATGCTCGAGGGCGGCAGCGCCGACGACCTCGGCGACCTCGAGGCGCTGCAGGGCGTCGCCCGCATCCCGCTGCGCATCAAGTGCGCCGTGCTCCCCTGGAACGCCCTTCTCGAGGGCCTGCAGCGCGGCGGGGGCACGGTGACCACCGAGGAGGTACCCCTCTCGTGA
- a CDS encoding metal-sulfur cluster assembly factor, producing the protein MSDTEQTTPATSTADAERPTGEQILDALTAVYDPEIGIDIINLGLVYDHAIDETGLLTIDMTLTSPYCPFGSIIQSQADAVCRVLPGINDVKVNLVWTPPWDPRTMASEEAKLDLGIF; encoded by the coding sequence GTGAGCGACACCGAGCAGACCACCCCGGCGACGTCGACGGCGGATGCCGAGCGGCCCACCGGCGAGCAGATCCTCGACGCCCTCACCGCGGTCTACGACCCCGAGATCGGCATCGACATCATCAATCTCGGCCTGGTCTACGACCACGCGATCGACGAGACCGGGCTGCTCACCATCGACATGACCCTGACCTCGCCCTACTGCCCCTTCGGCAGCATCATCCAGAGCCAGGCCGACGCCGTCTGCCGGGTGCTCCCGGGGATCAACGACGTCAAGGTCAACCTGGTCTGGACCCCGCCGTGGGATCCCCGCACGATGGCGAGCGAGGAGGCCAAGCTCGACCTGGGCATCTTCTGA
- a CDS encoding ferritin-like domain-containing protein, whose translation MSLDRRAALIGGGTALVAAALAPLAEGVDRVLAAGDDAALLTTLAMLEDTAVYVLTTVGPGLTRAPLPGLAQSFLTHHRDHRAALISAIRRLGAAPPGTDRPRPDAVPSSPGEPAALAALLEIEGRLLGAQYAALAALERQSLRAEVASIFGVDARHAAVWRSASARNPVPSSFVTGP comes from the coding sequence GTGAGCCTCGACCGCCGGGCCGCGCTGATCGGGGGCGGTACCGCGCTCGTCGCCGCCGCCCTGGCCCCCCTCGCCGAGGGCGTCGACCGGGTGCTGGCCGCCGGTGACGACGCCGCCCTCCTCACCACCCTGGCGATGCTCGAGGACACCGCCGTCTACGTGCTCACCACGGTGGGGCCGGGCCTCACCCGGGCGCCGCTGCCCGGCCTGGCCCAGTCGTTCCTCACCCACCACCGCGATCATCGCGCCGCGCTGATCTCGGCGATCCGCAGGCTGGGGGCGGCGCCGCCGGGCACCGACCGGCCCCGTCCCGACGCGGTGCCCTCGTCCCCCGGCGAGCCGGCGGCGCTGGCGGCGCTGCTGGAGATCGAGGGCCGTCTGCTCGGCGCTCAGTACGCCGCGCTCGCGGCGCTGGAGCGGCAGTCGCTCCGGGCCGAGGTGGCGAGCATCTTCGGGGTCGACGCCCGCCACGCGGCGGTCTGGCGCAGCGCCAGCGCCCGGAACCCGGTCCCGAGCAGCTTCGTCACCGGGCCCTAG
- a CDS encoding DUF4439 domain-containing protein, whose product MEQPRLTRRSLLRASGAAAAGATLGACGGPPSGTGTGSTPRPGDTVRILNQMLVTEHTIIHAYTAGLPLLGSVTAPLATAFRQNHADHRDRLAEVITGLGGTPTPARDSYEIGTPPADEGAMTSLAATLEEQAARAHYAALRQLADPVVVQLLASIMGDEAQHSAVLRTVLQQDPAPASFVSA is encoded by the coding sequence ATGGAGCAACCGCGTCTCACCCGCCGTTCCCTCCTCCGGGCCTCCGGCGCGGCCGCGGCCGGCGCCACCCTCGGCGCCTGCGGCGGCCCGCCGTCGGGCACCGGCACGGGCTCGACCCCCCGCCCCGGGGACACCGTCCGGATCCTCAACCAGATGCTGGTCACCGAGCACACGATCATCCACGCGTACACCGCCGGCCTGCCCCTGCTCGGGTCGGTGACCGCCCCCCTCGCCACCGCCTTCCGTCAGAACCACGCCGACCACCGCGACCGCCTGGCCGAGGTGATCACCGGGCTCGGCGGCACCCCCACCCCCGCCCGGGACAGCTACGAGATCGGCACCCCGCCCGCCGACGAGGGCGCGATGACGAGCCTCGCCGCCACCCTCGAGGAGCAGGCGGCCAGGGCCCACTACGCGGCGCTACGGCAGCTTGCCGACCCCGTCGTGGTCCAGCTGCTCGCCTCGATCATGGGCGACGAGGCGCAGCACTCCGCGGTGCTCCGCACCGTGCTCCAGCAGGATCCGGCCCCCGCCTCCTTCGTCTCCGCGTGA
- a CDS encoding sigma-70 family RNA polymerase sigma factor, with amino-acid sequence MLYDRYGRLAYTLALRVLGDTGAAEDVVQEAFLSVWRRAASYRQERGSLRTWVCSIVHHRAIDRLRGRSGRARLDLSLDKAPPEAALSDTWETVAADLERGHLRRALDGLPDEQRKTIELAYYAGYSQSEISSLMSVPLGTVKGRTRMALRKLRSSLEHQGLEWSLQ; translated from the coding sequence ATGCTCTACGACCGCTACGGGCGCCTGGCCTACACCCTGGCGCTGCGCGTCCTCGGCGACACCGGGGCGGCCGAGGACGTGGTCCAGGAGGCGTTCCTGTCGGTCTGGCGGCGCGCCGCCTCGTACCGGCAGGAGCGGGGCAGCCTGCGCACCTGGGTCTGCTCGATCGTCCACCACCGTGCCATCGACCGCCTCCGTGGCCGCAGCGGCCGGGCGCGGCTCGACCTCTCGCTCGACAAGGCGCCGCCGGAGGCCGCCCTCTCCGACACCTGGGAGACGGTGGCGGCCGACCTCGAGCGCGGTCACCTCCGTCGGGCGCTCGACGGGCTGCCCGACGAGCAGCGCAAGACCATCGAGCTCGCCTACTACGCCGGCTACTCACAGAGTGAGATCAGCTCGCTGATGAGCGTTCCCCTCGGCACCGTGAAGGGCCGGACGCGGATGGCGCTGCGCAAGCTGCGCAGCTCGCTCGAGCACCAGGGCCTGGAGTGGAGCCTGCAATGA
- a CDS encoding anti-sigma factor, protein MTCDDCDLLLAAHAVDALDPGEDRQLQLHLAGCAQCQAAAATYQSTGDLLALALDPVAPPPALRSRLLAQVHAEAAGVAAAAARPRRVPWRERLWQALPAGRGLTVMGGLSAAAAVALAVWSFAIPHQQAAAPTVLVSRACGLTTGSSACGQLTYSPATHQTVLTVQGLPALPVVNQQTSGAYAVWLIHGDGSPELGAYLTAAPDGRTWSAVLTQDVRAYQAIATTHEPRPGGTVPTGPVLLQISRPVAPASS, encoded by the coding sequence ATGACCTGTGACGACTGCGACCTGCTGCTCGCGGCACACGCCGTCGACGCCCTCGACCCCGGCGAGGACCGCCAGCTCCAGCTGCACCTGGCGGGCTGCGCCCAGTGCCAGGCGGCCGCGGCCACCTACCAGAGCACCGGCGACCTGCTCGCCCTCGCCCTCGACCCGGTGGCGCCGCCGCCGGCGCTGCGCAGCCGGCTGCTCGCGCAGGTGCACGCCGAGGCGGCGGGGGTGGCCGCCGCGGCCGCGCGGCCGCGGCGCGTGCCCTGGCGGGAGCGGCTGTGGCAGGCGCTGCCGGCCGGGCGCGGGCTCACCGTGATGGGCGGCCTCTCGGCCGCCGCCGCGGTGGCCCTGGCGGTGTGGTCGTTCGCCATCCCCCATCAGCAGGCGGCGGCGCCCACGGTGCTGGTCAGCCGCGCCTGCGGCCTCACCACGGGTTCCTCGGCCTGCGGCCAGCTCACCTACAGCCCGGCCACCCACCAGACGGTGCTCACCGTCCAGGGCCTGCCCGCGCTGCCGGTGGTGAACCAGCAGACCAGCGGCGCCTACGCGGTGTGGCTGATCCACGGAGACGGCAGCCCCGAGCTCGGCGCCTACCTCACCGCCGCCCCCGACGGGCGCACCTGGTCGGCGGTCCTCACCCAGGATGTCCGCGCGTACCAGGCGATCGCCACCACCCACGAGCCCCGGCCGGGCGGGACCGTCCCCACCGGGCCCGTGCTGCTCCAGATCTCCCGACCGGTGGCGCCCGCCAGCTCCTGA
- a CDS encoding DUF2203 domain-containing protein: protein MADRLFTREEANLLLPRLQPLLERAREVSAVLGDRARQRRLRSVTIGNGGGEAAREMMAEGDELSRVVAEIAEMGVVVRDPTTGLVDFPAERDGEPVYLCWRLGEEEVAHWHDRDSGFGGRRPL, encoded by the coding sequence ATGGCCGACCGGCTCTTCACCCGCGAGGAGGCGAATCTGCTGCTGCCCCGGCTGCAGCCCCTGCTGGAGCGGGCGCGGGAGGTGAGCGCGGTGCTCGGCGACCGTGCTCGTCAGCGCCGGCTGCGTTCGGTGACCATCGGCAACGGGGGCGGCGAGGCCGCCAGGGAGATGATGGCCGAGGGCGACGAGCTCAGCCGCGTGGTCGCCGAGATCGCCGAGATGGGGGTGGTGGTGCGCGATCCGACCACGGGGCTGGTGGACTTCCCCGCCGAGCGCGACGGCGAGCCCGTCTACCTGTGCTGGCGGCTGGGGGAGGAGGAGGTGGCCCACTGGCACGACCGCGACAGCGGTTTCGGCGGCCGCAGACCGCTGTAG
- the lysA gene encoding diaminopimelate decarboxylase, which produces MLPDTAGRSAAGNLSVGGCDLVELAEEFGTPLYVFDEATIRTRLRAYRDGLRGWPGGGDVLYSAKAYLSLAMVRLLVEEDCGADVVSGGELEIVLRGGLPAARIAFPGNNKSAAELDAALAAGIGHLVVDSEHELELLARRGGGARVGALLRVSPGVRPDTHDHISTGQVDSKFGFGIASGQAMAALRRALDVAALDVRGLHMHIGSQILELRSHAAAVDAVADFAAAAREQLGFETRTLSAGGGLGIAHTTADRPPAVSKFMSILTDSVSRSFSARDLPLPGLHVEPGRSVVGPAGVALYTVGARKAIPGVRTYVSVDGGMADNIRPELYGARYQPLLARDPEGAAVETVTIAGRYCESTDILVRDCPLPELSPGDILAVPAAGAYTLSMASNYNAGLRPAVVFVHDGIARLVRRRETVDDLLRGEQTGATVPHL; this is translated from the coding sequence ATGCTGCCCGACACCGCGGGACGGTCGGCCGCCGGCAATCTCAGCGTCGGCGGCTGCGATCTCGTCGAGCTGGCGGAGGAGTTCGGCACTCCGCTGTACGTCTTCGACGAGGCCACCATCCGCACCCGGCTGCGCGCCTACCGCGACGGCCTGCGCGGCTGGCCCGGGGGCGGCGACGTGCTCTACAGCGCCAAGGCCTACCTCTCGCTGGCGATGGTGCGCCTCCTCGTGGAGGAGGACTGCGGCGCCGACGTGGTCAGCGGCGGCGAGCTGGAGATCGTGCTCCGCGGTGGCCTGCCGGCGGCGCGGATCGCCTTCCCGGGGAACAACAAGTCCGCGGCGGAGCTGGACGCCGCGCTCGCCGCCGGCATCGGTCACCTCGTCGTCGACTCCGAGCACGAGCTCGAGCTGCTCGCCCGCCGCGGCGGCGGGGCTCGGGTGGGCGCATTGCTCCGGGTGTCGCCGGGGGTTCGCCCCGACACCCACGACCACATCAGCACCGGGCAGGTCGACAGCAAGTTCGGATTCGGCATCGCCAGCGGCCAGGCGATGGCCGCGCTGCGCCGCGCCCTCGACGTCGCCGCGCTCGACGTGCGCGGACTGCACATGCACATCGGTTCGCAGATCCTCGAGCTCAGGAGTCACGCCGCGGCGGTCGACGCCGTTGCCGACTTCGCCGCCGCCGCCCGCGAGCAGCTCGGATTCGAGACCCGCACCCTCAGTGCCGGCGGCGGTCTGGGCATCGCCCACACCACCGCCGACCGTCCCCCCGCGGTCAGCAAGTTCATGTCGATTCTGACCGATTCTGTGAGCCGCAGCTTCAGCGCACGGGACCTGCCGCTGCCCGGGCTGCACGTCGAGCCCGGTCGGAGCGTCGTCGGTCCCGCCGGGGTGGCGCTCTACACCGTCGGCGCGCGCAAGGCGATTCCGGGCGTTCGCACATATGTGAGCGTTGACGGCGGGATGGCGGACAACATCCGCCCCGAGCTCTATGGGGCGCGCTATCAGCCGCTGCTGGCGCGCGATCCCGAGGGCGCCGCGGTGGAGACGGTCACCATCGCGGGACGGTACTGCGAGTCGACCGACATCCTGGTGCGCGACTGCCCACTGCCCGAGCTGTCGCCCGGTGACATTCTCGCCGTACCCGCGGCGGGTGCGTACACGTTGTCCATGGCATCGAACTACAATGCCGGCCTCCGACCCGCAGTCGTCTTTGTCCACGACGGGATCGCACGATTGGTGCGGCGGCGGGAGACGGTGGATGACCTCCTGCGCGGTGAGCAGACCGGGGCGACGGTCCCTCACCTCTGA
- a CDS encoding peptidoglycan bridge formation glycyltransferase FemA/FemB family protein, which produces MPRLITTAPAAPRVRAATPADRERWDAFVLGAAGGNLLQTWAWAELKREHGWAVDRLVAEGPAGELDGALHLLNRPGPGGVLSFAYAPRGPAVAGGAAGVAPAVALIEAAARTARRRRALVLKLDPEWGVDDPHAAAIRAATGLRDSAYDVQHRLTYAVDLGGGAAAVLERVKASTRRHIRRAQAGGVSVEIHRDPAAAALFHPLLEATVRRNGFVARDLAYHRAVLRHLPGSCPVATLIARVEGTPVSGMVAVAAGPRLIYLFGGSTLEHAALQPTYLLHWRAIEWGLDQGCGVYDMWGVPNHEDPTAPGAGYFEFKRRWNGEVLRHLRCQDAPLWPRLAGLPRLLERRALRGRPLLS; this is translated from the coding sequence ATGCCCCGCCTGATCACCACCGCGCCGGCGGCCCCGCGCGTCCGCGCCGCCACCCCCGCCGACCGCGAGCGCTGGGACGCGTTCGTGCTCGGCGCCGCCGGCGGCAACCTGCTCCAGACCTGGGCGTGGGCGGAGCTGAAACGCGAGCACGGCTGGGCGGTGGACCGGCTGGTGGCCGAGGGCCCGGCCGGCGAGCTCGACGGCGCGCTGCACCTGCTCAACCGGCCTGGACCGGGCGGGGTCCTCAGCTTCGCCTACGCGCCGCGGGGGCCCGCGGTCGCCGGCGGCGCGGCCGGGGTGGCACCGGCGGTGGCGCTGATCGAGGCGGCCGCACGGACCGCCCGCCGCCGCCGCGCCCTGGTGCTGAAGCTCGACCCGGAGTGGGGGGTGGACGATCCCCACGCCGCCGCGATCCGGGCCGCCACCGGGCTGCGCGACAGCGCCTACGACGTCCAGCACCGCCTCACCTACGCCGTCGATCTCGGCGGCGGGGCGGCCGCGGTGCTGGAGCGGGTGAAGGCGAGCACCCGGCGGCACATCCGGCGGGCCCAGGCGGGAGGGGTGAGCGTCGAGATCCACCGCGATCCCGCCGCCGCCGCCCTCTTCCATCCCCTGCTCGAGGCCACGGTGCGCCGCAACGGCTTCGTCGCCCGCGACCTCGCCTATCACCGCGCCGTCCTCCGCCACCTCCCCGGCAGCTGCCCGGTGGCGACCCTGATCGCCCGGGTGGAGGGAACGCCGGTCTCGGGGATGGTCGCGGTCGCCGCCGGGCCGCGGCTGATCTACCTGTTCGGCGGCAGCACCCTCGAGCACGCCGCCCTCCAGCCCACCTACCTCCTCCACTGGCGGGCGATCGAGTGGGGCCTGGACCAGGGCTGCGGGGTCTACGACATGTGGGGGGTGCCCAACCACGAGGACCCCACCGCTCCCGGGGCCGGGTACTTCGAGTTCAAGCGCCGCTGGAACGGCGAGGTGCTGCGGCACCTGCGCTGCCAGGACGCGCCGCTGTGGCCGCGCCTGGCCGGGCTCCCCCGCCTCCTCGAGCGCCGGGCCCTCCGGGGCCGTCCCCTGCTCAGCTGA
- a CDS encoding CPBP family intramembrane glutamic endopeptidase, with protein MDPSTLLTYGFIAVVALVAQAAERRGAGREVPAARGTLAILDLARVLVLFVVVYAMLLGAVEILDHGRSGGSVVDGVLTIVAGAGSLLLMLSGWSRIPGLRGLRPRAPISWLALSLFLLALAHNLAPTSGSSSVAATVSKPQTTSDLVAGQVPFVMLAIASVGPGVRRNLRETLERLGLLPLRPWWWLLGIATGIAVVKGGSHVYDLVNSFTPADCRLQQERVFQHLAGPARHWYGQVAVGVAAGTGEELLFRGALQPRVGILLASLLWASFHLQYTCHGLPSASNLYILVLGLLFGALRKWFGLGTAMAAHIAYDTTILLGF; from the coding sequence GTGGACCCCAGCACCCTGCTCACCTACGGCTTCATCGCCGTGGTCGCCCTGGTGGCCCAGGCCGCCGAGCGGCGCGGCGCCGGGCGCGAGGTGCCGGCGGCCCGGGGGACGCTGGCGATCCTCGACCTCGCCCGTGTGCTGGTGCTGTTCGTGGTGGTCTACGCGATGCTGCTGGGGGCCGTCGAGATCCTCGATCACGGCCGCAGCGGCGGCAGCGTGGTCGACGGGGTCCTGACCATCGTCGCCGGCGCCGGCTCGCTGCTGCTGATGCTCAGCGGGTGGAGCCGCATCCCCGGCCTCCGTGGGCTGCGGCCGCGCGCCCCGATCTCCTGGCTCGCCCTCTCGCTGTTCCTGCTCGCCCTGGCCCACAACCTGGCTCCCACCTCCGGCTCCTCGTCGGTGGCGGCCACGGTCTCGAAACCGCAGACCACGAGCGACCTCGTCGCCGGGCAGGTGCCCTTCGTGATGCTCGCCATCGCCTCGGTGGGACCGGGGGTGCGCCGCAACCTCCGCGAGACCCTCGAGCGGCTCGGCCTGCTGCCCCTGCGACCGTGGTGGTGGCTGCTCGGGATCGCCACCGGGATCGCCGTGGTCAAGGGCGGGAGCCACGTCTACGACCTGGTGAACTCGTTCACGCCCGCCGACTGCCGCCTCCAGCAGGAGCGCGTCTTCCAGCATCTCGCCGGCCCGGCGCGGCACTGGTACGGCCAGGTCGCCGTCGGGGTCGCCGCCGGGACGGGGGAGGAGCTGCTCTTCCGCGGCGCGCTGCAGCCGCGCGTGGGCATCCTCCTGGCCTCACTCCTGTGGGCCAGCTTCCACCTCCAGTACACCTGCCACGGGCTCCCGTCGGCGTCGAATCTCTACATCCTGGTGCTCGGGCTGCTCTTCGGTGCGCTGCGGAAGTGGTTCGGCCTCGGCACCGCGATGGCCGCGCACATCGCCTACGACACCACCATCCTGCTCGGGTTCTGA
- a CDS encoding AAA family ATPase: MPTRIIAVANQKGGVGKTTTTINLGVALADLGHTVLIVDCDPQANATSGLGVTKDEINASIYDVVVLGRPLADARIPTMVPNLDLIPSTIALAGAEIELVGLARREMRLRYALEALDGHSDEYLLIDCPPSLGLLTVNAVVAAHSLLVPIQCEYYALEGLGLITHTLELLRRELNPTLLIEGIVLTLHDPRLTLSTQVVQEVRRRFPAETMDTVVPRNVRLSEAPSHGLPISRYDPTCKGAAAYAHLATELHERVQGHTLPLPGRAAIQATW; the protein is encoded by the coding sequence GTGCCGACCAGGATCATCGCCGTCGCCAATCAGAAGGGTGGGGTCGGAAAGACGACCACGACGATCAACCTGGGCGTCGCCCTCGCCGACCTCGGTCACACGGTCCTGATCGTCGACTGCGATCCGCAGGCGAACGCCACCTCCGGCCTGGGGGTGACCAAGGACGAGATCAACGCCAGCATCTACGACGTCGTCGTGCTCGGGCGGCCCCTGGCCGACGCGCGGATCCCCACCATGGTCCCCAACCTCGACCTCATCCCCTCGACGATCGCGCTCGCCGGCGCCGAGATCGAGCTGGTCGGGCTGGCGCGCCGGGAGATGCGTCTGCGCTACGCCCTGGAGGCCCTGGACGGTCACAGCGACGAGTACCTGCTCATCGACTGCCCGCCCAGCCTCGGCCTGCTCACCGTGAACGCCGTCGTCGCCGCCCACTCGCTGCTGGTCCCGATCCAGTGCGAGTACTACGCGCTCGAGGGCCTCGGGCTCATCACCCACACCCTCGAGCTGCTCCGCCGCGAGCTGAACCCGACCCTGCTCATCGAGGGCATCGTCCTCACCCTGCACGACCCCCGCCTCACCCTCTCCACCCAGGTGGTGCAGGAGGTGCGCCGGCGGTTCCCCGCCGAGACCATGGACACGGTGGTGCCGCGCAACGTCCGGCTCAGCGAGGCGCCCAGCCACGGCCTGCCGATCAGCCGGTACGACCCCACCTGCAAGGGGGCGGCGGCCTACGCGCACCTCGCCACCGAGCTCCACGAGCGCGTCCAGGGGCACACCCTGCCGCTGCCGGGCAGGGCCGCCATCCAGGCGACGTGGTGA
- a CDS encoding ParB/RepB/Spo0J family partition protein, with amino-acid sequence MSVDGGGSGPRRRGLGRGLDALLSSSAPPMPDGTGLPASDDQARLLEVEVAAIRPNPEQPRRDFDADALSSLADSIRAHGLLQPIVVERDGAGLRLVAGERRLRAAALAGLSRIPALLRPATQSGREALELALVENLQRADLSALDEAAAYARLADAFGLSHEAIALRVGRSRAAVTNTVRLLALPAAVQTALREGRLTPGHARALLGAPSDTDRVELAEAVAAHGLSVRQVEFEVGRRAAIAAALPPAPATGGRRPPPPPAPLGPDDSLLERSLEEALGTQVRLRRRRRGGQVLIEFYDDEQLDGLYTRLGGAPL; translated from the coding sequence GTGAGCGTCGACGGGGGCGGCTCGGGACCACGCCGCCGGGGGCTGGGACGTGGCCTCGACGCCCTGCTCAGCAGTTCGGCGCCTCCGATGCCCGACGGCACCGGTCTCCCCGCGAGCGACGACCAGGCGCGGCTCCTCGAGGTGGAGGTCGCCGCCATCCGGCCCAACCCGGAGCAGCCCCGCCGCGACTTCGACGCCGACGCCCTCTCCAGCCTCGCCGACTCCATCCGCGCCCACGGCCTGCTCCAGCCGATCGTGGTCGAGCGCGACGGCGCCGGCCTGCGGCTGGTGGCGGGCGAGCGCCGGCTCCGCGCCGCCGCCCTCGCCGGTCTCTCCCGCATCCCCGCGCTGCTGCGCCCGGCCACCCAGTCCGGCCGCGAGGCGCTCGAGCTCGCCCTGGTCGAGAACCTGCAGCGCGCCGACCTCTCGGCGCTCGACGAGGCGGCCGCCTACGCCCGGCTCGCCGACGCCTTCGGCCTCTCCCACGAGGCGATCGCGCTCCGGGTCGGCCGCAGCCGGGCGGCGGTCACCAACACCGTCCGGCTGCTCGCCCTCCCCGCCGCGGTCCAGACCGCGCTCCGCGAGGGCCGGCTCACCCCCGGCCACGCCCGCGCCCTCCTCGGCGCCCCCAGCGACACCGACCGCGTCGAGCTCGCCGAGGCGGTGGCGGCGCACGGGCTGTCGGTGCGGCAGGTCGAGTTCGAGGTGGGGCGCCGCGCCGCGATCGCCGCCGCGCTCCCCCCCGCACCGGCCACGGGTGGCCGCCGGCCGCCCCCGCCCCCGGCGCCACTCGGCCCCGACGACAGCCTGCTCGAGCGCAGCCTCGAGGAGGCGCTGGGCACCCAGGTGCGCCTCCGCCGCCGACGACGCGGCGGCCAGGTGCTCATCGAGTTCTACGACGACGAGCAGCTCGACGGTCTCTACACCCGCCTCGGCGGGGCGCCGCTCTGA